The following DNA comes from Rhinolophus sinicus isolate RSC01 linkage group LG06, ASM3656204v1, whole genome shotgun sequence.
tataaattcataaagaatacCTATAATCCCCATTCCACATGTTAAAGTTAGTCTAAGGAAAACCCAGAGAAGAAATTCTGTGAAGGGTGAGCAATGGTGTTAGAATTAAAACAAGCATGGTAATTGAACAGTAAACATATATTGGCAGTAATTATAGGAAAATTTAtggaataattataataacaacaatagccACCtgtaagaaaagcaaaaaacacagGTAAGCCTACCAGATTTGTGAGAAAAATCTGTAACAGGAAGAGAAGAACTGTATTTTTCTGTGGGTATTCCTGCAGAGAGGTGAGGGTAGGTGCGTACTAGGACTCCTCTATGCTGTTCTAATAAAATGTCTCTCTGAATTTTGGTTATAGAAGGAGAGGTAGCCAATGAATAGACTTTGTATCCATCAACCTGCCTCTGATCAGTTTTACTTAAAGGCTGTTAAAACACAGTGtgttttcaaaagaaaggaaaagcatccCCCCAAGAAATATAATAGacttaaattttcataaatgtaaaaagcgtatcattattaataaaaataaaacatctgagATTCAGCATTAATATTTCTGAGAGAGTATTTAACAAACGGATATATAGCAAATTCATTCCTGAAGCATAACAAGAGTAGGAAAGAAGATAATTTTATGTTCAAAAGACAGACCTAAGGTGATACTCATGAACAAGCTGGTGATCAATTCACAATTGGGAATAGTGTGGAGGGCTACCTGGAAGTCTTTGTTCTGACTCCACGTTCTAAGGATGTCAGAAAAGAGAACCTGCTACTCTTACACTCTTAAGCTTAGACCTAGGGTATAGATTCAACCCATGTACCTGAGTCTGTTCAGGGATGGGTGTTGAACTGTATAAGGACAAGTCACATCTTCCATCTTCCCAAGGAGAATGAATCTCCACAAAATATGAGGCTGGGTAGAAAGAATCAGGGACACTGGGGATGTGGGGAATTACAtgagaaaggaaagcaaggagAGAAAAGCAGTAGTGGGCACTGCATTTTGGAAATGGTATGAACTAATTCTTGCAGTACAATTCAATGACTCTTATGAGTTAACAACACTGCTGGACCTTTGAGAGAGGTAAGGGCATATATAAAGCCaaattctgaaaaaaacacaTGGTTATTGAAAAAGCAACATTTTACCTTAGATAGCTGTGGTGATCAGTGATGAGAAAAGAGACATGTATTCCTAGGAAGCCCCGTCATGGTGCTAAGTGTTTAAGGACGTAGCAGACATAATCAAGTAGAGGTTAGAAGCATGTATTTCCCTGACTATTGTTCCTCATGCTATCCACTGCTGAGTATGAGCAGATGGGGAAATTAGTCTTCCCACATGAAATTTTGACAGGATGTTTTTGGTCACAAAGTGAGCAGCAAAAGTGCTGTCATTTACATTTGAGCTTTGCCAGGAAAAAATAATAGTCAAAATTTCCATATTTCTCAAAGTTGCCTTGTTAAACTCCTGCTAAGCTGACTCTGCAACATCCCTAAAAGGAATGTGCAACTCCATGTCTCAGAtgtcttttttcaaaaatgtataacaTGCTGAGAAACACTGTCTAATATGTGtcatacataaatgtattttgacTTGCAGTTGATCTTAAACTCTAAGGGCAAGATTTGAATGATTGTTGGGTGAGAAAGGAGTGGCCAGGGAATGTTTTCCAAAACTATAGACTGTATCACCTAAGAGGATTAGAGGTACTGTGTACCTCCAATAAATGTCCTTCCTGACTCAGAGGTCCCCATGCAGAGTTTGAAACCATATCTAGGATAGCCTATGATCTCTTGACTTCCATCTCAAGTACACATACCGCATGATTTGAGTTAACCTAGCCCGAGGTGTTTCTATCACTTACCAGACCCGAGGGCAGGAGCACAAGTTCTGTGGATGGTGGTACAGCTGGGGCCTCATGAGGCTCCCTGACTTGAGCATAGTGCCAAGTGAGCAGGTTTATAAAACACTGGTTCTGGCTCTCCCTGGAGGCTCACACCCAATTCCTGTGATACAGGCTTTCAGGGAAGCATCAAATGGGCATGTGCCAGACAGAGCTATCTATTACTCATCCTTTGCCAGTTCTccatatgatatatgatataaacCCTAGGACATATAGCTAGTTCTACTTCaggcttcttttctttcatccCAAGCCTAAGACCTTCTTAACTCCTAGAGATAGAAGTCCTCACATAGACCATAGCTATTCTGGCCCCAGAAATAGCTtgcatcatatttttatttccaggatATACAATCCTTTATATCCTCCAACCATCCAAATCCagctgttttaattttcttaattataaatatcTTGGGGGGCGGTAAGAGTGGAATAGCTACAGTACTATTTCTATGAGTGATAATATTAGTAGACTTCCTCCATCATAAATTCTTTTTACACTGATTGGCCTTTTTTCACAATAACATACCGCTTACTTTGCACTGATGTTGTCccttcacctcctccctctctcaaAGTGAATTCTTAGTATTCACTGATGGCATGATTATGAGAGGTGGACAAAATTAAAAAGGATTCACAAGTAGCACATAAAATAggcttgtgttttgttttgaagctGAGGAGCTAatgatataaaatacaaattctggTCACAATAGGTATGGGATTAGATGGGAAATTGAGATGGGAACCAAGCTGGGAATGAGGTAGAGGATCCATTTTAGGGCTACCCCAACCAATCACTAGTTCAGTGATTCACTTGAAACATTCATAAAACTCGAAATAAAATTGTACTCATGGGTAAGATTTGAGATAACAAAGGGCACTGTGAAGGAATagcaagaaaaaatatacataggtAAAGGCAAGAGAGATCACATACAggcttccaaatattttctctctcagtctctctagCTGCAAACTTCAGAGATACATGAGACATATCTCTATCCAGGGAAGTCTTCATATGTTCTGGAGTCCAGATTTCCTAAAGGGATCTTGTCACATAGGCATATATCTGTCCTATGACAAGTACGTGTAAACCCCCAAATCAGACCACAGGTACACATAATAAACTCTATGCTTACGTTACACATGCTACAAATCTGGTTCATGTAGACCTATTGCTTTGGGCACAAATAATATTATTGCTAGGTAGCTATGTGATCATTCCAGAGGAGTAGTTCTCAGGGTTTTGTCAAAAGCCATCCATAAACATGGCTACAAAGATAAGGAAGAGCTGCATAAAATAAATCGGTTGCATTAACTCTTTTCTTGTAGGGATCTTCAGTCCATTTTCAGAAGTATGTCATTCACTGGATGTGTGTTTGAACTATTTTCATACAGCATATGTGAAATATGAATAGCTTCTATTGTGGCCTAACAAACATAATTCTAAACCTAAGTGAAAGGAATAACAAAAGAGTGGAATTatcaattcaaaataaaatgggtaCTCTTATGGACCCTTAagtaataaggaaaatatttaaagaaaagtgtaTAGCAGGAAGGATTGGAATAACTTGCTAGAAGTATGGTAATTGGTTACATAGGAAGTATTATTCATTTCAGAGCATGGAATGAATATATAGTCAGAAATGAGCATTTAGCCCTAGAAAATAATCAATCAAAGAATAATGGTGTTTTTGTGAGCAAAAACTAACCTATAAATGAAGAGGAGCAGTGAAAAGACTTAAACAAGTGTGCAACATAATTAtgcttagatttctttttatcgtcagtttcaggtgtacaaaacaatgtaatagttagacatttacacccctcacaaagtgataacctgactcccccaatctattgcccctctgacattgtatatagctgttataattccactgactctattccctatgacTGTACTCTACttcctatgactatatatatatataaaattatagttggcattcatcatcattcagcttcagcttcaggtgtacagcacagtggtcaggcatctacattgtccatgaaatggtctccctaataagacaagtgcccacctgacaccctacaaaatctttacagcattattgattatattccccaaattgtcttcCATATTCGCATGGcaattaaaaagcacaaattggtagtcacaatatgcTTAGATTTCTTTTAAAGCTGCTGTCAGTTCCATTTGGAGTTGTTTGAGACTGAAAGGAGGGAAGACAACAAGAAGAagggtaaaataatttatttcattattattaattagttaTTAACATCTAAACTGAGGTAGGAGctgtggaaatataaaaatgagggCTGTTggggaaatattaataaagtcTACAGTGTGGTGAACGATTGTAATTATGAGCGAGAAAGTAAGGCGCATCCCTGGCATAGTTCATATTTTTGGCTGGAGCGAGAAAGTGAATGGAGATGCCATTCACCTGGAGAATACCAAAGTGGGAGCAACAGGAAGTAGCAGTTGAAAATGGAGCAGGAGACATCCTGCTAGTCTGTCTAAGTTCCCTCTTGGACACGTCGAGTCTAAGGTTTCCATAGAGCACACAATGGGAATTATCCAGGAGTGAGGTGTGAACCCATCTGGAGTTCAGAAAAGAGGTTGAGTTTGAGATTCTGGGGCTGGGGACAACATTCCTATTCAGAGGATTGTTGTAGGAAGTGAAGCCAGAAAATGCAATGAGTAAAATTAGCCAGAGAGATCCGAGAATAACCAGAATAGAGAAGTATTAGAGAAGCCAACAAAGTACAGAAATTTAATAACAAGTGAGCAGTCAACAGTGTCAATTATTGATGAGGGGACAGGATTTGAAATGGATTATTTGATTTGGTAGTTTAGAGTTCATGGATGGCCCTTGCCTAAGCAATTTCAATGGAGTAGTAGAGACAAAATTTTATTGCAAAAGAGTTGAAGAGGAAATGATTTTTAGTTCAGTCTAATTACAAGTAAACTGTGTTGTTTTGGGATGCATATCTAAATAGTCACAATATagacaaaaacaatgaaatgaacaCTATAAAACTCAGAATACTGATTTAACGTGGTGGCTATGATGAGGTTATGTTCTGTAAAGGCTGCTAAAGAAATCTGAGTGTTgataatttattacttttttttacttAGGTGATAATTATAtggtttattttacaaaaatttattgaatggCACACTTATTTCCACACAGTTTTCTGTATATGTGTTATATTCCacaacaataaattttaaagatttgacaagaggaagaaaactaatgcatattatttttcaaGTAGCTTAATTATGagctaaaggaaaatattgattaaGTGCTTAGTGATTGCCATATGGTTagtaagagtttatttttttattttttttattttattttattaaatttattggggtgacaattgttagtaaaattacatagatttcaggtgtacaattctgtattacatcatctataaatcccattgcgtgttcatcacccagagttagttctccttccatcaccatatatttgataccccttaccctcatctcccaccccccacctcccactccccttaccctctggcaaccaccaaaccattgtctgtgtctatgagtttctgtttctcatttgtttgtcttgttcttttgttgcttttggtttatataccacatatcagtgaaatcacgtggttctctgctttttctgtctgacttattttgctcagcattactctctcaagatccatccatgttgtcacaaatgttcctatatcatcttttcttaccgccgaatagtattccattgtgtatatatactacaacttctttatccattcatctatcgaaggacattttggttgtttccatgtcttggccactgtaaacaaagctgcaatgaacattggagcacacgtgtctttatctctaaatgttttcagattttttcggtagatacccaggagagggattgctgggtcatatggcaattctattcgtaattttttgaggaacctccacactgcctttcataacggctgcaccaatctgcattcccaccaacagtgtatgagggttcctttttctccacagcctctccaacatttgttactatttgtcttgttgatgatagccattctgactggggtgaggtgatatctcattgagtaagagtttattttatgaagagagagtttaaaataatttttaaccgTTGTAAAGCAGCTAGTGGAGAAGGATTGGCTTGGCtggataaaattatttctagttaAGGAAGTACAGTAAATTCATGCTTGGTGAAGGAGGTGTATTCATTTCTTATTGTTGCtgtaacagattaccacaaactcagtggcttaaaacatcaTGATATTGTTATTTGACAGTTCTGGGGATTAAATGTCCAAAATGAGTCTTGCAGGGCTTATATAAAGGTTATCTGCAAGGCAGGTTCTTTCTAGAAACTATAAGGAAGAATCTATTGTCTTGCCACTTCCAGCTTCGAAGGGGTACTCGCATTCTTTGGCTTATGGCCCCATTTCTGTATCTTGGGAAGAGGATTGTGAACATGTGAAATTGCAGCTCTGGATTATGCAATAAAGCTACCCaggatttcaaaaataaacatttaggcACAGAAAGAccaaatgaattaaagaatattattttgtacTCATTACAATATAAAAATCTAGTGTTATTCTTAATTAGAACTGAAAGGTATAGGTGTAAGAGTAGAAAATATAGATGTTTAAACTGATTCCAAAGGTTAGTTTAGTGttgaaaagtacaaaacacaagaaaggaTGAACATTGATGGAGCTGTTATTTTAGACTCAAAGGGTCCCCTTGCCTGTGCACATTCAAGCCAAATAAGATGAGAGCGGGAGATTTTGCAAAGAAAGTGAAGTTTCTTTTAAGGAGTTGGTGCCAAGttgagacacaggtgagctagtgCTCTCAAAAACCTGGTTCTCTAATGGCCTCTCGTGGCTGGGTTATATAAGGGAAAATTCATTAACCATGGTTACTAGGAAGCTGGGGTTGGGGGTTCTACTAATCTAAGGCAGGGAGCAATTGATCATGGCATCAGGTCCTAATGTCAGTCATGGTATTGGTCCATCCAGTTTCCAGGAAATACTGTCCATGGGGTCATTCTGCTTTTATAAtctggagctgaaacataactgaggTCAGCatgttatctttgtttttttttttgttgtttgtttgtttttattagtttcaggtgtgcaaaacaatgtactagacatttacatccctcacaaagtgataacccccctctcccaatctactacctctctgacatcttatacagctgttacaattccattgactctattccttaagctgtggagaccacttcatggacagtgtaaatgcctgaccacagcagtgtatacctgaaactgaagctgaataactgaatgccaactataattatatatatatggtcaaaggatgtggagtacagcttAAGGTATTACTTTGTTTTACTAAAACCTTTTACTAGTTTGAGGTTTAGTTTAGTTATTATATCCTggtcatggttgatagacctgaTGCTTTATTCTTAACTGAGTTTGACCCTGACCCAAACCTAATGTCCTAAGagcttaatgattaaaaggagtggATACAGTATATGTACAGGTAGAACcatctggggaaagaatgcacGGAATTAACGGTTCTATCAGGCTAAACAAAGCTAGCTTGTATTAAAGCAAAATacatgctaaagaaatgaagttcatgtgtGGTTGCAGAGGTTTTCCTGGAGTATGTGTGACCCAGGGTGAATATGAAAGACAATAAACAGTGTTTTCATAGACTTAGAGAAGGTGAGGGTTAAAGGACAGGGACTAGGGATCTCAAGGCCAAAATCCAGAGGCTGTGAAGTCAAAAAGTGAGCATGCCTGAAAGAACATTATGCTACAGATTTAGAGTCTGGCAATAGACATGTTGGTACGTATTTAGGTAGAGATTGTTGACATTGTTAATTTCATGGCTTTATAGATCTTTTCAACAGCAATATTAggtattcatttgtttatttgtttctttcttgttgtCCCCTACTTCAACAACAATATCATTAAGTAAACAAACCATTGTAAAGGCAAAAAGTTTGTTTAATTCATAGCATATCTGCAACTCCTCAAAAAGTCAGAGAAGTAGGTGTTCACTAAATAATTATCACCCTATCAAgagtgatatacatatatacagatgaTAACAAGAAGTACTGTAATCACTGAAAAAATGAACTATAAGACTACAACTTCTCTGGTCAGAATATATGAACCATTGGACTAAGAAATAATGAgactaatttattatttcaaaattttaatttactaaataaGTGTTATTGTTCAGTACATATTCATTCAAATCATAGAATAGAAATAATTATCCAACTTATTATCCTGTATAATTCAGAAGAGTCAGTGTTCAAACAGAGTCTTTGTGGGCATTTGGAATATTAGCaagttctttattttataaagcattcTTTCTCTGTTAGGATAGTGCTCATTCACGTTATAAATTTGACTTGGGATTTTTCTGGTCCTTTTTTGATGAAGAGTTTCAGAATTTTATCTCGTATCtgcttgtttttcatcacataCACAATGGGGTTCATCACAGGAggaatgagaaaatgcatgttgGCCATGGTCACATATACGTGTGAGGGAAGTTTTGGGCCAAAGCGGTGCAGTATAGACAGGCAGAGCATGGGTGTGAAGAAGAGGATCACAGCACAGAGGTGGGAAATACAGGTGTTAAGAGCCTTGAGACAGCCACCATAGGATGCAATGCTTAGTACAGTTTTCAGTatcagaatatatgaaaaaagaattaGGAGGAAATCAAGTCCCATAGTGGAGAGCAGCACAAATAGTCCATAGATGCTATTAATCCTAGTGTTGGTGCAGGAGAGCTTTATAATGTCAGGATGCAGGCAGTAGGGATGAGAAAGCACATTTGAGTGACAGAAGCACAGCCTCCTCAAAAGGATAGGAAGGGGCACCTGTATAGTCAAAGTTCGCACTACAATGGCCAGACCTATCTTGGCAATTACACTACTGGTAAGGATGGAGGAATAATGCAATGGATGAGAAATGGCTACATAGCGGTCAAAGGCCATTGCCAGTATGACAGCAGACTCAAAATCCTGGAAAGTGTGGATAAAAAACATTTGGGTGAAGCAAGCTGAGAAGGTGAGCTCTCCAGCATCCAGCCAGAAGATCCTCAGCATTGTGGGGAAGGTGAAAAGGGACAGACCCAGATCAGAGGCAGCTAGCATGGCAAGGAAGAGGTACATAGGCCCATGGAGGGTATGCTGTTGCCAGATAACTGCAATGATGGTCATATTGCCTACCAAAGTAACGAAGAACATGGCACAGAAGGGTATGGAAATCCAGACATGTGTAGCCTCCAGCCCAGGTATGCCTGTCACCAGGAAGGTGGAGAATATTGAGTTGGTATTGTTGATAGGAAACATGACGCCAGAGCTGCACGCCTTTCCTAGAATGAAATATATTGTCTCAGGCACAGACGTTAAAATTCGACGAGCTTTTAATTGGCTACTcataatagcttttattttaaactgacCCTGATATACCTCTACTATAAAATTAAATGCTGTTTCCTAACATAGAGCATCTGAGCCTCtagatttctttatttgttttctttctatcaccatatatgtgatcccttttaccttcatcatAGACTTCTTTTCTCAACAATTTCCCCAGATATTATGAATTATTGAagggaaattaataaaaaagtacATTTGGTATTTAATTTACCTGTCATTTAATTGAcctaatgatattttaaaatgaaaaatccaaaataaataatgtgctttaattacatttcttttaaaaattaacacaaattcaTACCTGCTATTTTAATTACAGTAGTATATCATTTCTTACTGCCTGGCCCACCTTGATACATATTAGACACTGCTACTCAAACTGTTGACCATGGGCATTTTTCTGCAATGGAATGAGtgcagaaaatgagaataaaatttgcatttagaAATGTTTGCATTAATGTGACATaatatatctttgtttctttaatttaataataattatcagtgtacaataataatagtattgcattttggatgttttttcatttcttttttcctaaataccattttagttatattttacaaataattattttgtgactgaaattcttaaaatgtaCCTTTACTACATAGTTTATGTAACAATGTTACAGGATAATTAATTGTTGAATGtaagcatattatttttattcaattgaacatgaaaagaaacaaaaaataaacattgttttatttttttaaattcatgatttTAGGCTCTTTTTTAGAgagctaatattttaaatttccgtTAAGATATGCGTATGTTTCATATAGTTACTATATAGTTGTGTAACAAATAGTTCATtcttaataacaataaaaatattaaacaataattattttattgatttaatttaatatgGATATGGTTATTTATTCAtctaaacatttaataaatattaattattttcctttatatgcCTGACTATAAGCTTTGTTTAAGATTATAGCAAAGATCTAAGAAATCACAATTAGCAACTTATATTAAAGAAATGAGAAGCCTGGTTAGCATTCAACTATGATGTACAATATGTCAGAagtgagaacattttcatggtctATGTTACCAAAACTTATTTCCAGATAAAATCAGTTGTGGATACACTGAGTCTTCTTCCCACAAGctaagtatacatttttttctgagtccACCCATCACCGCATTCTGTATTTATCAACCTAAACAgacattgaatatatatatatatatatatttcttatatcttATATAGTCATTCCCATAAGCAATAAGCCTTAGTCATTCCCATAAGCAATAAGCCTTACAAATAGTGCATATACTAATAGTACCAATCCCTCACCTAACCTCAACTCACTAATGTAGTTCTTGGTATTATTTGTGGGCCTTTGTAGAGATGTTCATTTTCACACCTTCATTCCCTGCATGCAGCATACAGTCCTTAGCTGCAGTGGCCTTAGTATTTTCAGCTGCTTTTATTCAAACTCCCCTTAAGTCTGATCTTTGGtcaaagtaacatttttagagaaaatagtaatattaaaaaaaataaaagaagaaacaagaaaagatcTTTTCTCTAAAGTCTTACTGCCTAGCCCTGGACAAGGCTAgtcaatttttcaaaatctcaaTCTGAGGGTTTAGAATAAGGATTGAGAACAAGAAACAAGGATCCTGTTCACTTGTTCCTGCTTTCATCTGTCAGGTTAGTCAATTTTTCAGAATCTCAGTCTGAATCTGTTTGGATGagacttttagaaaaaataagaagggaTTAACTAAAATGCTAtccattatctttaaaaaattaagaaaattggaATTAGCTTTAGAAGCTTATTACCATTTTTCTAATCTTgaattttgttatgaaaaatagagaaagtgGAAGGGGGGTCTAGGAAACTGTCTTTGTTGGATAAGAGCACATTTGCTTAGTCAAATCATTGTGCCTTCCAATATTAAGGGTCAGGTTTCTTCTCAACGCTTTTTCTTATCCatgaatttttaagtattttcagaATCTATGCTCTTTGGTCTCCCAAAGAGTATTCATGTTCAAGGATGAGGCTGATTGGTTTTCATAGTCAATGTTAACAGTTGGGTAGTTTTGTACTTCTCTAGTTCAGGAATACATGAAACCCACTTCTGTTTATTTGGTTCAACACCATTGTCCAAATATTTCAGGTTCTTGAGGGAAACAAATTTAAGTGCAAATATTTAAgtgcaaatattttcacagaaatgtcTAAACCGCTGTGATTCCTTGTATTATATGCTAGAGTTTCTCTACTCACTAATTTATCCAAAGGCTCTTTGATTTTAGTCCTTTTTCCAAATTCAagtaaacaatattttctttctcacctGGCATCTCAAGGCAGGAGGCTTGCTAATGTCCTAAAGGGACAGCTTTCTCTTTCACGTCCAAAATCAAGAATCCTTGTGACCTGGTTTGAGCTTCTGTATTATTCAAGCAGCTATCTCCTGAGGATAGTAATCTCCTGGgaagtctctttctcttcttgatTTAAAGTCTACCTTTCATTTCTACCTGAGAATGCTCCATAAATGACCGAAGTACTGGGTACTGTTTTGTATCAGGTGAGTTGAAAATCACTCATTAATTCTTGGTGTAATCTCCACTCacttcaaagttatttttataacataatatCTATAATTTgggtttattcatattttattcatattcatttGGGGTTTCTCAAAAGTTAATTGTGTCACAGGCATCTGTTTGAACACTACTGTTGTTCAATTCCTATTATATGTTTCAATTATGAAACCCTATTGAATGCATCTAGAAATTACCTTAGAATTCTGAAATGGTAATCTATCTATCATTTTCTATCATCATTCCACATCTTACCCATACACACACCACTCACtttacacaaacacatacacataactGTATGTCAAGGGACTTTTTATGTAATGTAGTTTCAAACAAAAATATGGGCATAATCTTTCAGGCTAGCAAAacacatagttttaaaatgacattCCAATGATGGTCAAATTTCCATGAATTCAGTTAGAAATACTGTGACTATAGAAGGAGACTCTTCTTATGGTGAGTCATGCTTGTGAATTTAGAAAGCTCTTctatgtgtcttttatttttacctttttacatataaaaacacGTTTTTCCTCACATCAACCCAGCAAATCACTGTTAtctttgaagaaactgaaattcaaataaatttattgtCCCTATATCAGACAATTAATATGTAGACAGTCTAGGATTCAAAGATCATTCATGGTTCAGAGCACATCCTTCTATcaaaatatacttcaaaataacATCAAAGTTATAATTTACATTGGTCTGACTTTTATTGGTAAAGTATCTCCTCTCTAAAGCAacaatattgatttttctcttctatggAGAAGAAGAAATTACATGATAATCACTTAAGTGCAAATGTAAGTTAATCTGCTATCTCACCTGATTCTTCTCAACCTGAAATTTTCTATacccaaaataaaatactgtggAATTGAAGCCactaatgtatgtaaaataaagtacCTCCGAGAAGTGTATATTATTCAAAGAGGAGAAGTAGCTTGCCATTTTTCTGGGTGTtatgtcatttttgtttgtttaattgaagGTAgccatattaaaatatgtattatattaatatcttgtaattcattaaattttctttgtaacttagattaaaataaaataggcaaCTTTCTTTCTACTTAAAGTTGTGAAAACCCATAACCTTTGGAAAAATTATAAGTAAGTGAGGGACTAGGAACAAGTGGAAGATGTTGCCATATAAGTGGTTCCTAAAATATGAGAACAGATTCTTAGATGAGCTGTTCAAATTAATAGAGTTTGACCATATCCAGAAAAAAGAgtatttcttattcttatttttattcttctgttgatttatcagatatatcgaggcctagcagagagaggaaattaaataaatattacatcaGTATTTATAAATCTAGCTATGTactatttattca
Coding sequences within:
- the LOC109436972 gene encoding olfactory receptor 51G2 — its product is MFPINNTNSIFSTFLVTGIPGLEATHVWISIPFCAMFFVTLVGNMTIIAVIWQQHTLHGPMYLFLAMLAASDLGLSLFTFPTMLRIFWLDAGELTFSACFTQMFFIHTFQDFESAVILAMAFDRYVAISHPLHYSSILTSSVIAKIGLAIVVRTLTIQVPLPILLRRLCFCHSNVLSHPYCLHPDIIKLSCTNTRINSIYGLFVLLSTMGLDFLLILFSYILILKTVLSIASYGGCLKALNTCISHLCAVILFFTPMLCLSILHRFGPKLPSHVYVTMANMHFLIPPVMNPIVYVMKNKQIRDKILKLFIKKGPEKSQVKFIT